A genomic region of Streptomyces rimosus contains the following coding sequences:
- a CDS encoding radical SAM protein has protein sequence MVRSSEEAWALGAAGSGWLGGVPVESLFVCGEGVGSGMADVCVLLDCYTVEPSGLGVPPYVSTYVRAAWSALRRARPGAEVRYLTIDDVRWCLAGGKPEVAPPVSDPRTYSATVNRERAIALLHDAEAVVVVAGDKVPSVHLHAVNGSLEEICRALACVRGRRYLLGPLATYARISPYEFAGLFDAVHTHSVTSGDLVVGSRVPTDYGRLRAERGSFAGLVEQMCWRPIAELELYRGCTRRVFCDFCNEPGKAPVVAFRSVEDVLEEAQQLYAAGVRHFRLGQQTCFFSYRNRDEEAIRALLSGFWERCPQSVVLHIDNADPLAVASPVGARIARLVAEWCTEGNCAPMGIESFDRHVIEQNHLTCTPEVLLRAVAHVNEAGAGRGPGGLPKLLPGLNLVYGLPGESHGTHIANLTWLGRILEAGYLCHRTNVRQVRAYPGTPLAALPRREQVPSAEHFTSWKADIDHGWDRPMKERVYPLGLKIPGLQSYFVGRNGTWWRRLGSYSIQVVEEHVVTPVGTAGDLTVTGHAPRMLYGRRRAAAR, from the coding sequence ATGGTGCGTTCTTCCGAGGAGGCTTGGGCGCTGGGTGCGGCCGGCAGCGGATGGCTTGGCGGAGTCCCGGTTGAGTCTCTGTTCGTCTGTGGTGAAGGGGTGGGTTCAGGCATGGCGGACGTTTGTGTGCTGCTGGACTGTTACACCGTGGAGCCGAGCGGTCTGGGTGTGCCGCCTTATGTGTCGACGTATGTGCGGGCGGCCTGGTCGGCTCTGCGGCGGGCCCGTCCGGGTGCGGAGGTGCGTTATCTGACGATCGATGATGTGCGCTGGTGTCTGGCGGGCGGGAAGCCGGAGGTGGCGCCGCCGGTGAGCGATCCGCGTACCTATTCGGCGACCGTGAACCGCGAGCGGGCCATTGCGCTGCTGCACGACGCTGAGGCGGTGGTGGTCGTCGCCGGGGACAAGGTGCCGTCGGTGCACCTGCACGCCGTCAACGGGAGCCTGGAGGAGATCTGCCGGGCGCTGGCCTGTGTGCGTGGGCGCCGGTATCTGCTGGGGCCGCTGGCGACCTACGCGCGCATCAGTCCGTACGAGTTCGCGGGCCTGTTCGATGCGGTGCATACGCACAGCGTGACCTCGGGTGACCTGGTGGTCGGCAGCCGGGTGCCGACCGACTACGGCCGGCTGCGCGCCGAGCGGGGTTCCTTCGCCGGGCTGGTCGAGCAGATGTGCTGGCGGCCGATTGCTGAGCTGGAGCTCTACCGGGGCTGTACCCGTCGGGTGTTCTGCGATTTCTGCAACGAGCCGGGCAAAGCCCCGGTGGTCGCCTTCCGCAGCGTCGAGGACGTCCTGGAGGAGGCGCAGCAGCTGTATGCCGCCGGGGTGCGGCACTTCCGTCTGGGGCAGCAGACCTGTTTTTTCTCCTACCGCAACCGTGACGAGGAGGCGATCAGGGCGTTGCTTTCGGGGTTCTGGGAGCGGTGCCCGCAGTCGGTGGTGCTGCACATCGACAACGCCGATCCGCTGGCGGTGGCTTCGCCCGTCGGTGCTCGCATCGCCCGTCTGGTCGCGGAGTGGTGCACGGAGGGCAACTGTGCGCCGATGGGTATTGAGTCCTTTGACCGGCATGTGATCGAGCAGAACCATCTCACCTGTACGCCCGAGGTCCTGCTGCGGGCGGTCGCGCATGTCAACGAGGCGGGGGCCGGGCGGGGCCCGGGCGGTCTGCCGAAACTGCTGCCGGGCCTGAATCTGGTCTACGGGTTGCCCGGTGAGAGTCATGGCACGCACATTGCCAACCTCACCTGGCTCGGCCGGATCCTGGAGGCGGGGTATCTGTGCCACCGCACCAATGTGCGCCAGGTGCGGGCCTACCCGGGTACCCCACTGGCCGCCCTGCCCAGGCGCGAGCAGGTGCCCTCGGCGGAGCACTTCACCTCCTGGAAGGCCGATATCGACCACGGCTGGGACCGGCCGATGAAGGAGCGGGTCTACCCGCTCGGGCTGAAGATTCCGGGTCTGCAGTCCTACTTCGTCGGCCGCAACGGCACGTGGTGGCGGCGCCTGGGCTCGTACTCGATCCAGGTTGTCGAAGAGCATGTGGTCACGCCGGTCGGTACGGCCGGGGACCTGACCGTCACCGGCCATGCCCCCCGCATGCTCTACGGGCGGCGTCGTGCGGCCGCGCGCTGA